Within the Medicago truncatula cultivar Jemalong A17 chromosome 4, MtrunA17r5.0-ANR, whole genome shotgun sequence genome, the region CAATATGTGATGCCTACACTTTATATCATATTTATACGATGAAAAAcgtttcttcttttttgtcgctatttttgttttagaaaaagaaaactttttttttttaaatagagtatgatttttataacaCAAAATCTGAGCTGTGTCAATCAATTTGACaactttgttaattatttttttgacataaatttaattaaccaATTTGACTACTTCATTAAccataaaaatacataacattaaccacttattttaaataaatataagtaGCAATTGTTTTTAAACTACGTAAAATAATTTGTGAACaccttgcatttttttttttgttaacgaAGTAATAAAAGTGGTTACTGAATTTTATATTTCCAAAAGTGATTAACATCGTACATTTCTTTGTTTTGTGGTTGATTCAATTACTAAATTGGTTAATGATTAACATTCACACAAAAGAGAATATAACTTACCTAATTCGATCTAGAAACTttatacttttctttctttgaacGCAAAAGAGaagtcaaaactcaaaagtgaAAGACATTTTGGTGACTTTGTAAAATCTACCACGTATTTACACATTATTGTATTACATTGCAACTAATCACAATGGCAAAAGTGGGTCATTACACAAAATAGTTacgtattattattaatatatctaCGTATAAATCAATAAAACTTAAATTATGCTCCCTTATAGAACACAGTTAAATCAAGGAATTGCTAACACAAGAGTAAGCCTACACATTTCTAACACAGCTGAAATCATGGTTGATGAAGGTGTAAACCCTTCAAGTTAATGCTCTAATATTATCACACATTCACACAAGCTTCACCTTCCAATATTGATTCATGATATATATTTGAAGTGGTGCACATTTCAGGAATATGTCCCTTCATTACTTTAATAGATAGATTACATCCTTAAATATTCATGCCAAGCTAAAGGTACGGTCCAATtccaaaaatatatacatatatttatataactcGGGACATCGCGCACTTCACAGCCATATCTGAATAATACTACACAATATCTGAATCATCCGACTCGCACGCATTGTTACTTAGCCATCCCGCCCCAATCTTAAATTTGCATACAGGACATGTTCGTTTTCGCCGGAGCCATTGATCGATGCAGCTGGCATGAAACTGGATAGAAACAAAGAAGTAAATTGATCAGTCATGTATTGCACATTACATAAACATACCAACCACTTGCAGCTTTGAGTAATGTTATATTGCTAAAGTTGAGGAATGAGTTGTAACTGAAGTAAAGTGCAGCAATCATGCtttaattcaacaaaaacagtagcgaattttataaattaatcgAGGTTAGTTATTTGACTGACATTTGACATAAAAAATGGTGTAGATACTGCACTCAGTGAATGAAGTCGTTGGATAAAGATCTGAAGACTCGGTATTCCAATTTTCAACAAACCGGATTCAGAATATGAACTAAAAATATGAGCTCTCAGATATTTTTCCAACGGCTCTAATTTGCTGATCGCATTAAATGCACCATTTTTTCAATCTGGCAGCAACATGTGCAAGGTATCCTTAGAAATATTTATTGACTACTAATCTCCATTAGTGCtaaataattctttttataacaaaaaaaatgatgaacgCAAAAGATAGGCAGCGTTAAACCTGATGCAAGCATGGCAAGCTACGCACAAGTTCCCCCCTCTGAACTTGGTCCAAGCATATAGCACAAGTCAACCCATCTTCTTGATCATTGGCACTTCCCTCTTCTCCTTTGAAATCTTGCTTAATCTGATTCAAACATTGgataaaaacaaactaaaatccgggaaaataaaaaagttgtggAGCCATGGAGAGCATAAAGCTAACTACCAAAGCAAAAAACAATAGATTCATTGATATCATCACTACCATGAAACACCTTCGTAACTCAAACAACTTAGTGAGACCAAATAAACTAAAAGCAAAGGCGTAGATAACGGAAATGTTTACCTCAGCTGCCTCTGAAGAAGAGGATGTCGAACCGGTGGAGCCACCTCTGTTAATAGACAGATTATGTCAACTTATTTACCATGGCTtagcatttcattaaaaaaacgcAGACACGCAAAATGGAGAAAACAAATCCTGTTAACCACTTTACCTTCTACAAGAAAGAaccttgaaaatataaaataagaaacTATCACAACTTACTTTATTGGGCCAGTAACTTTATGTTTGTGAATAGGCAAGGCATTTATCTCCTCCTCAGACATTGAACGAGTACCAAAAGCAAGAACTCTCAAAGTGTCATAATCTGCCACAAAATGAAGCAAAAAGCTAATGAAAATGTATACATGAACAAAAAGGCATTTTCTTTTGGCATTGTCAACTTAAATGAATATGAAAAGTTACACATCCAAAAGTACAATTCAGAAGCATAATACCTATCTCATTAAAATCTCGGTCAAGAAGTGCAAGCTGGAGTCTAAGTCCCTGCAATCTTCCTCCTGTTGCAAATGCAATAGATGGTGGCACGCGAACTCGTAATTCAGCATGGCCAAGTAACCCAGAGGCTGCTGCAGCATGAGCC harbors:
- the LOC11414877 gene encoding E3 ubiquitin-protein ligase SDIR1, whose amino-acid sequence is MSFAFRGSRGDIENGFSEYVPERTSMRVRPSRPVHSNCLVFLFAVIMIFVILYSPQMLYYFLRWIILSVFVMVTSLRAYAIYLHLQSQARAHAAAASGLLGHAELRVRVPPSIAFATGGRLQGLRLQLALLDRDFNEIDYDTLRVLAFGTRSMSEEEINALPIHKHKVTGPIKGGSTGSTSSSSEAAEIKQDFKGEEGSANDQEDGLTCAICLDQVQRGELVRSLPCLHQFHASCIDQWLRRKRTCPVCKFKIGAGWLSNNACESDDSDIV